In the genome of Porphyrobacter sp. ULC335, one region contains:
- a CDS encoding VOC family protein yields MHKNTICLWYDTEAEAAAHFYASIFPDSHVSAVHRAPDDYPGGKAGDVLTVQFTVLGVPCLGLNGGPAFPHTEAFSFQVMTEDQDETDRYWNAIIANGGAPSACGWCKDRWGLNWQITPRTLTEALAAGGGEAARAFAAMMEMTRIDIAAIDAARAGE; encoded by the coding sequence ATGCACAAGAACACCATCTGTCTGTGGTATGACACCGAGGCCGAGGCGGCGGCGCATTTTTACGCCAGCATCTTTCCTGACAGCCACGTCAGCGCAGTCCACCGCGCGCCGGACGACTATCCGGGCGGGAAGGCGGGCGATGTCCTGACGGTTCAGTTTACCGTGTTGGGCGTGCCCTGCCTCGGGCTCAATGGAGGGCCTGCCTTTCCGCACACCGAGGCATTCAGCTTTCAGGTGATGACCGAAGATCAGGACGAAACCGACCGCTACTGGAACGCCATCATTGCCAATGGCGGCGCGCCGAGCGCCTGCGGTTGGTGCAAGGACCGCTGGGGCCTCAATTGGCAGATCACCCCGCGCACTCTCACTGAGGCATTGGCTGCCGGTGGCGGCGAGGCAGCACGCGCGTTTGCCGCGATGATGGAGATGACCAGGATCGACATCGCTGCCATCGATGCAGCGCGCGCGGGAGAGTAG
- a CDS encoding VOC family protein: MDQQQQAPEHGDFNWYELMTPNPDAAQGFYSRVLGWSFGQSEAMGRDYRMIHADAGPVGGVLTLDAGMQQGGTAPGWVGYVVVNDIGVAQSVVRDAGGQIMMDGFEVAGVGSCALAVDPEGVPFYCIEDRSGHVSNAFARNAPIIGSCAWNELSAGDPDRQIAFYTGLLGWRQEGEMPMGELGAYRFLQHGDYAVGAVMPRSDAFPFTGWVFYFRVADIDAGAEAVRAGGGSLVLEPSEIPGGEYALVARDPQGALFGLVGQRGQ; the protein is encoded by the coding sequence ATGGATCAGCAGCAACAAGCACCGGAGCACGGCGACTTCAACTGGTACGAGCTGATGACCCCTAATCCCGATGCCGCCCAAGGGTTTTATAGCCGGGTTCTCGGTTGGTCGTTCGGTCAGAGTGAGGCGATGGGCAGGGATTACCGCATGATCCATGCCGACGCGGGCCCTGTGGGAGGGGTGCTGACGCTGGACGCGGGGATGCAGCAGGGCGGCACAGCGCCAGGATGGGTCGGCTACGTCGTGGTTAACGATATTGGTGTGGCACAAAGCGTTGTGCGCGACGCGGGCGGGCAGATCATGATGGACGGGTTCGAAGTGGCTGGCGTCGGCTCCTGTGCGCTCGCGGTCGATCCTGAAGGCGTGCCCTTCTATTGCATTGAAGATCGCTCGGGCCATGTCAGCAACGCCTTTGCCAGGAATGCGCCCATCATCGGCAGCTGTGCCTGGAACGAATTGTCGGCAGGCGATCCCGACCGTCAGATTGCCTTCTACACCGGCCTGCTTGGCTGGCGGCAGGAGGGCGAGATGCCGATGGGTGAGCTGGGCGCCTATCGCTTCCTCCAGCATGGTGATTATGCTGTCGGCGCGGTCATGCCACGTTCGGATGCTTTCCCGTTCACTGGCTGGGTCTTCTACTTCCGCGTCGCTGACATCGATGCCGGAGCAGAGGCGGTGCGGGCCGGTGGCGGATCGCTGGTGCTGGAGCCTTCGGAGATTCCCGGCGGCGAATACGCACTCGTGGCGCGCGACCCGCAGGGCGCATTGTTCGGGCTGGTCGGCCAACGCGGCCAATAA
- a CDS encoding DUF1428 domain-containing protein, which yields MYIDGFVIPVPAANRQAFIDHARNADSMFIEMGATRVVECWGDDVPDGKVTDFRRAVDAHADEVVVFSWVEWPDKSTRDAAMARMMSDDFDDPRMDQAKNPMPFDGKRMIYGGFAALVDLPE from the coding sequence ATGTATATCGATGGTTTCGTCATACCCGTGCCCGCCGCCAACCGGCAGGCCTTCATCGACCATGCTCGCAATGCGGACAGCATGTTCATCGAAATGGGTGCGACCCGCGTGGTTGAATGCTGGGGCGACGACGTGCCCGATGGCAAGGTCACCGACTTCCGCCGCGCGGTCGATGCCCACGCCGATGAAGTGGTGGTGTTCAGCTGGGTCGAATGGCCCGACAAATCCACGCGAGACGCCGCGATGGCCAGGATGATGAGCGACGATTTCGATGACCCGCGCATGGATCAGGCCAAGAACCCGATGCCGTTCGATGGCAAACGCATGATCTACGGGGGTTTCGCCGCCCTGGTCGATCTGCCGGAGTAA
- a CDS encoding winged helix-turn-helix transcriptional regulator: MKLLKETINATSGVSSGANRHGRWYDDACGTAFALEILGERWALLVVRELMLGSRRFSDLRAALPGISAKVLTERLAALEASGVVARQPLPEPAKGQSYGLTAWGEAAEPLIQELGRWAAQSTAHNPRLPLSAVSLMLSLRTMLNRDACSRTTARIGFAIGDNEFIAEPAGNELPIRRASVDGAEAVFCAGSADIIAAGIYAGVPWEELEADGALSIVGDRALALRFAELFHLPPPLA, from the coding sequence ATGAAGTTACTAAAAGAAACCATAAATGCGACCAGTGGTGTTTCTTCGGGTGCGAACCGACATGGTCGGTGGTATGACGATGCCTGCGGCACTGCCTTCGCACTGGAGATACTGGGAGAGCGCTGGGCGCTGCTGGTGGTGCGCGAGTTGATGCTCGGTTCGCGCCGCTTTTCGGACCTGCGCGCGGCCCTGCCCGGGATTTCAGCCAAGGTCCTGACCGAACGTCTGGCTGCGCTGGAAGCATCGGGTGTTGTGGCCCGCCAGCCCCTGCCGGAGCCTGCCAAGGGTCAATCCTATGGTCTGACGGCCTGGGGTGAGGCCGCCGAGCCGCTGATCCAGGAACTCGGCCGCTGGGCCGCCCAATCGACCGCACACAATCCACGTCTGCCGCTCTCGGCCGTGTCGCTGATGCTATCGCTACGAACCATGCTCAACCGGGATGCGTGCAGCAGAACAACCGCCAGGATCGGTTTTGCCATCGGTGACAACGAATTCATTGCCGAGCCTGCAGGAAACGAACTGCCGATCCGTCGCGCCTCCGTCGACGGGGCCGAAGCCGTCTTCTGTGCGGGTTCTGCAGATATCATCGCTGCCGGTATTTACGCAGGGGTGCCGTGGGAGGAACTGGAAGCAGACGGTGCGCTTTCCATCGTAGGTGATCGTGCGCTCGCCTTGCGCTTTGCGGAACTGTTTCATCTTCCGCCACCTCTGGCTTAA
- a CDS encoding uridine kinase, with protein sequence MTLERISEQAVLADTLARRARESERPLVVAIDGRSGSGKSTLAAALASTLDAAVIEGDDFYAGGTVLRADSPASRAAVCIDWKRQRPVLQALRAGREAQWHPFDWDAFDGSQCAAAIRLGPRAVIILEGTYSARPELADLVDLRVFVTVPDAERHARLMAREGNIGPWERQWHVAEDHYFKAVMPPDGFDIIVPG encoded by the coding sequence ATGACGCTTGAGCGGATCAGTGAACAGGCTGTGCTGGCAGACACGCTGGCGCGCCGCGCAAGGGAATCGGAACGGCCCCTTGTCGTTGCGATTGACGGGCGGAGTGGTTCCGGCAAATCGACGCTGGCAGCAGCGCTCGCAAGCACGCTTGACGCGGCCGTGATCGAAGGCGACGATTTCTACGCGGGCGGGACCGTGCTGCGGGCCGACAGCCCGGCCTCGCGCGCGGCGGTGTGCATCGACTGGAAAAGGCAAAGACCGGTCCTGCAAGCCCTGCGTGCCGGGCGGGAAGCGCAATGGCACCCTTTCGACTGGGATGCATTCGACGGTAGCCAGTGTGCTGCGGCAATCCGCCTAGGGCCGCGGGCGGTCATTATCCTCGAAGGCACATATTCCGCCCGCCCGGAGCTGGCAGATCTGGTCGATCTGCGGGTCTTTGTCACCGTTCCCGATGCCGAGCGTCATGCACGCCTCATGGCGCGCGAAGGCAATATCGGCCCGTGGGAGCGTCAGTGGCATGTGGCAGAAGATCATTACTTCAAAGCCGTCATGCCGCCTGACGGCTTTGATATCATCGTACCCGGGTGA
- a CDS encoding helix-turn-helix transcriptional regulator: protein MPENSSTATPLGAFLRDRRTRMDPASFGFGGRRRTPGLRREEVAQRANISPTWYTWLEQGRGGAPSADVLDRLANGLMLTAPEREHLFLLALGRPPAVKYSRPDQVTPRLQRVLDALPNSPAIIKTATWDVIAWNAAAARLLTDYGKLPREERNVLRLIFTNPVTRAAQDDWWNVARYVVGAFRADAARAGAGAEINALVDELSRISPEFESLWRENDVASHADGMKRLRHPEHGLIELEFSVFAVEGRPDLGMLVYNPATPESARRVTTLLGA, encoded by the coding sequence ATGCCCGAAAACAGCAGCACAGCCACTCCGCTCGGGGCTTTCCTCAGGGACCGACGCACAAGAATGGATCCGGCGTCCTTCGGCTTTGGCGGTCGGCGGCGCACGCCCGGCCTGCGCCGTGAAGAAGTGGCCCAGCGAGCCAATATCTCACCGACCTGGTACACCTGGCTCGAACAGGGGCGCGGCGGGGCGCCGTCCGCCGATGTGCTCGATCGTCTCGCCAACGGGCTGATGCTGACTGCACCCGAGCGCGAGCACCTGTTCCTGCTGGCACTGGGACGGCCGCCGGCGGTCAAGTATTCGCGGCCCGATCAAGTCACGCCGCGGTTGCAAAGGGTGCTTGATGCGCTGCCGAACAGCCCGGCGATCATCAAGACGGCCACCTGGGACGTCATTGCATGGAACGCAGCGGCGGCCCGGCTGCTCACCGATTACGGCAAACTCCCGCGCGAGGAGCGCAATGTCCTGCGTCTGATCTTCACAAATCCCGTCACGAGGGCAGCGCAGGATGACTGGTGGAATGTCGCAAGATATGTGGTCGGTGCCTTCCGGGCCGACGCCGCCCGCGCCGGGGCGGGCGCGGAAATCAATGCCCTCGTCGATGAACTGAGCCGCATCAGCCCCGAATTCGAAAGCCTGTGGCGCGAAAATGATGTTGCATCTCATGCTGATGGCATGAAGCGCCTGCGGCATCCGGAACACGGGCTGATCGAACTGGAGTTCTCGGTGTTTGCCGTGGAGGGGCGCCCCGACCTCGGGATGCTGGTCTATAATCCGGCGACACCTGAATCGGCACGCCGTGTGACAACACTGCTCGGCGCATAG
- a CDS encoding SDR family oxidoreductase, producing MRIFLTGATGFVGSRIIPVLLAAGHEVLGLTRSESGRHQLEWAGARPHFGTIEDARSLQEGAAQADAVIHTAFDHDFANYAANCEKDHRVISALGAALEGSDRPLIITSATVLGDQGDDEPALEAVFNANAPIPRVATENAARAVLASGVDVRIIRLPQVHDPLRQGLITFYIDHARASGFAAYIGAGADRWAAAHVTDVAKMFAAVLERGSCGETYHAVGEPGVPFRNIAEAVAAGLDVPLVSLSPEEAEDHFGWLAMFIGRNGAASNGWTKARLGWAPMGPCLIADLQAMDYGPARSAI from the coding sequence ATGCGTATATTTCTTACAGGTGCGACCGGTTTCGTCGGCTCGCGCATCATTCCTGTGCTTCTGGCCGCAGGGCATGAGGTCCTGGGTCTGACGCGCTCCGAAAGCGGCAGGCATCAGCTTGAGTGGGCCGGTGCACGTCCGCACTTCGGCACCATTGAGGATGCCCGAAGCCTGCAAGAAGGTGCAGCGCAGGCTGACGCGGTCATTCACACGGCCTTCGACCATGATTTTGCCAACTATGCGGCCAACTGCGAGAAGGACCACCGCGTGATCTCCGCGCTTGGCGCTGCACTTGAGGGATCGGACCGGCCTCTCATAATCACCTCGGCAACCGTGCTTGGTGACCAGGGCGATGATGAGCCTGCGCTCGAGGCGGTGTTCAACGCAAACGCGCCCATTCCCCGGGTGGCGACCGAGAATGCTGCAAGGGCAGTTCTCGCTTCAGGCGTCGATGTGCGGATTATCCGGCTTCCCCAGGTGCATGATCCGCTCAGACAGGGTCTCATTACCTTCTACATCGACCACGCCCGCGCGTCAGGCTTCGCCGCTTACATCGGTGCGGGCGCGGACCGCTGGGCGGCGGCACATGTCACCGATGTCGCAAAGATGTTTGCAGCAGTGCTCGAGCGAGGCTCTTGCGGCGAGACCTATCATGCGGTGGGCGAGCCGGGCGTTCCTTTCCGGAACATCGCTGAAGCTGTGGCCGCCGGTCTCGACGTTCCGCTGGTATCCCTGTCACCCGAAGAGGCCGAAGACCATTTCGGCTGGCTGGCGATGTTCATTGGCCGCAATGGTGCAGCGTCAAACGGCTGGACGAAGGCCAGGCTGGGTTGGGCGCCGATGGGTCCGTGCCTGATAGCCGATCTGCAGGCCATGGATTACGGGCCCGCGCGGTCGGCAATCTGA
- a CDS encoding LysR family transcriptional regulator, whose translation MDKDIWAGLSVFSRIAEAGSFAKAAARLGVSPSALSHAMRTLETRLGIRLLDRTTRSVSPTAAGEALLASLLPALDSVAQALDALDAGRNEPAGSIRINAHRPAAVYVVMPRLSRLADIAPGVKVELVVNDGMVDIVAERFDCGIRHEGKLQQDMIALRISDPMPLIFVASSAYIASHGAPDGPDDLDSHRCVVYRHTSSGAVHRWEFEQEGRRVERSVAGAFTTNDVDLMRDAVLAGLGIGCLLRSQAEPFLLSGELVEVLPGLAPPLPANYLYYPSRRQPTAAFRAFLEVMRE comes from the coding sequence GTGGACAAGGACATCTGGGCCGGGCTCTCGGTGTTTTCCAGGATTGCTGAAGCCGGGAGCTTCGCAAAGGCAGCCGCGCGCCTCGGCGTATCGCCTTCAGCCCTGAGCCATGCCATGCGGACGCTGGAAACGCGGCTCGGCATCAGACTTCTCGATCGCACAACCCGCTCGGTCTCTCCGACCGCAGCGGGGGAGGCGCTGCTCGCCAGCCTGCTACCGGCACTGGACTCGGTTGCGCAGGCGCTGGATGCTTTGGACGCCGGACGTAACGAGCCTGCAGGCAGCATCCGGATCAATGCGCACCGTCCGGCCGCTGTCTATGTCGTCATGCCGCGTCTTTCGCGGCTCGCCGACATCGCTCCCGGTGTCAAAGTCGAGCTCGTCGTCAATGACGGCATGGTCGATATTGTCGCGGAGCGCTTCGACTGCGGGATACGCCACGAGGGCAAGCTCCAGCAGGACATGATTGCACTGCGGATCAGCGATCCCATGCCTCTCATATTCGTTGCCTCGTCGGCCTATATTGCATCGCACGGCGCTCCTGATGGCCCGGACGATCTCGACAGCCATCGCTGTGTCGTCTATCGTCACACGTCCTCTGGTGCAGTGCACCGCTGGGAGTTCGAGCAGGAAGGAAGGCGCGTCGAAAGATCGGTCGCGGGCGCATTTACGACCAATGATGTCGATCTCATGCGCGACGCGGTGCTCGCAGGTCTCGGAATAGGCTGCCTGCTACGCTCGCAGGCCGAGCCGTTTCTGCTGTCGGGCGAACTTGTCGAGGTGTTGCCGGGCCTGGCGCCCCCGCTTCCTGCCAATTATCTGTATTATCCCAGCAGACGGCAGCCGACGGCAGCGTTTCGCGCGTTCCTTGAGGTGATGCGTGAATGA
- a CDS encoding aldo/keto reductase: MNLRTYRPLGQSGLLVSPLSLGTMTFGTPRWGLDEAGSRAVMEKYVELGGNFIDTADVYAGGQSEEIIGTFVAERGLRDEIILATKSGFSNGRGLLAGGNGAKHVNAAIDASLKRLRTDFIDLYWIHVWDGITPAEELLQTMAGLISAGKVRYWGISNTPAWYVARIATLASVRGLPAPVGLQYFYSLADRTVESEHLPLAKAFGMGLMPWSPLAYGLLTGKYDRAAVEAAGSRQSGVPNAGSSDGEERLASNRRLDGDNPFGDMLFTNRNWRIADEVKRIAAEAGETPARVALAWVIGRPGVTSTLMGVSRPAQVTANADALGLALSAEHLAALDKVSAGSESMLYSLSRPPARNHVVFGGADIRCPE; encoded by the coding sequence ATGAACCTGCGCACGTACCGCCCGCTCGGCCAATCGGGATTGCTCGTCAGTCCGCTGTCGTTGGGGACAATGACCTTCGGCACACCACGCTGGGGCCTCGATGAGGCCGGAAGCCGCGCTGTCATGGAAAAATATGTCGAGCTCGGCGGCAACTTTATCGACACCGCCGACGTCTATGCCGGGGGGCAGTCGGAGGAGATCATCGGGACCTTTGTCGCTGAACGAGGTTTGCGGGACGAGATCATACTGGCAACCAAATCAGGGTTCTCGAACGGTCGCGGCCTGCTTGCAGGCGGAAATGGAGCAAAACACGTCAATGCCGCGATCGATGCTTCACTGAAGCGCCTGCGAACCGACTTCATCGACCTGTACTGGATCCATGTCTGGGACGGTATCACACCGGCCGAGGAACTGCTGCAGACGATGGCGGGCCTCATCAGCGCCGGCAAGGTGCGGTACTGGGGTATCTCGAACACACCGGCATGGTACGTCGCCCGGATAGCGACCCTCGCATCGGTTCGGGGTCTGCCTGCGCCGGTCGGCCTGCAGTATTTCTATTCTCTTGCAGACCGCACCGTGGAGAGCGAACACCTTCCCCTCGCAAAGGCATTCGGCATGGGGCTCATGCCATGGAGCCCGCTTGCCTATGGCCTCCTGACCGGCAAATATGATCGTGCGGCCGTCGAGGCGGCCGGTTCGCGCCAGAGCGGCGTCCCCAATGCCGGTTCCAGTGACGGGGAGGAGCGTCTCGCCAGCAACAGGCGGCTTGATGGTGACAATCCGTTCGGCGACATGCTTTTCACCAACCGCAACTGGCGCATCGCGGACGAGGTGAAGCGCATCGCTGCCGAGGCGGGAGAGACACCGGCTCGCGTGGCCCTCGCCTGGGTCATCGGGCGACCGGGTGTCACTTCGACCCTGATGGGCGTAAGCCGGCCCGCGCAGGTAACTGCAAATGCGGATGCGCTTGGTCTTGCTCTGTCTGCGGAGCACCTCGCTGCCCTCGACAAGGTGAGCGCTGGCAGCGAGAGCATGCTGTACAGCCTGTCGCGCCCACCTGCCCGAAACCACGTCGTTTTCGGAGGCGCTGATATCAGATGCCCTGAGTGA
- a CDS encoding MarR family winged helix-turn-helix transcriptional regulator, producing the protein MRASPSSAPDRDPLDQFLCFSVYAAGLAFNRVYKPLLDPYGITYPQYLTLVALSGKEGQTVSELGEKLHLESNTLTPLIKRLEAAGLVTRTRDTKDERVVRLGLTQAGRSLAETALGCVPSEVLKATGMDRAALGALNAELASLGKALRKTAAG; encoded by the coding sequence ATGCGCGCTTCCCCCTCATCCGCCCCCGATCGCGATCCGCTCGACCAGTTTCTGTGCTTTTCCGTCTATGCGGCGGGACTGGCATTCAACCGCGTCTACAAGCCACTGCTCGATCCCTATGGCATCACCTATCCGCAATATCTCACTCTGGTGGCACTGAGCGGCAAGGAGGGGCAGACGGTCAGCGAGCTTGGCGAGAAGCTGCACCTGGAATCGAACACGCTCACACCGCTGATCAAACGGCTGGAAGCAGCCGGGCTGGTAACCCGCACGCGTGACACGAAGGACGAACGGGTCGTGCGGTTAGGCCTGACACAGGCTGGTCGCAGTCTGGCAGAAACAGCCCTCGGCTGCGTTCCGTCCGAGGTTCTGAAGGCAACGGGCATGGACCGCGCCGCGCTGGGCGCACTCAACGCCGAGCTGGCTTCGCTGGGCAAGGCATTGCGAAAGACTGCGGCCGGATAG
- a CDS encoding alpha/beta hydrolase, producing MTKTILLTAMSSSALLALSPVPAIAETLEPAAAGFAEAAAAGQPIYELSYADARALLAGVQADKVAASAPTTTQNLVWNIGPTGAVRIRIVRPADLQGELPAVLYYHGGGWVMGDRNTHDHLIRELAVQARVAVVFVEYDNAPEVRYPVNNEQAFAALEYVAANGTALGIDPMRLAVAGDSAGGNMAIAVTMMAKDRAGPAIRHQLLFYPVTDDVSDNASYKAFGDGPFLTRKAMDYFLEANFPEERRDDVLAFPLRASKQQLAGLPAATIIVAENDLLRDEGEAYGRRLIEAGVPVATTRFNGTMHDFVMLNPLAASEPARAAIAQGAARLRNAFGK from the coding sequence ATGACCAAGACGATCCTGCTGACTGCCATGTCCTCCAGCGCCCTGCTGGCCCTGTCACCTGTCCCTGCCATTGCCGAAACGCTCGAGCCGGCCGCCGCGGGCTTTGCTGAAGCCGCTGCCGCTGGCCAGCCGATATATGAATTGTCCTATGCCGATGCCCGGGCATTGCTCGCGGGCGTGCAGGCCGACAAGGTGGCAGCTTCGGCCCCCACCACTACGCAGAACCTCGTCTGGAACATCGGCCCGACCGGCGCGGTGCGGATCCGCATTGTCCGGCCCGCCGATCTGCAGGGCGAGCTTCCCGCGGTGCTCTATTATCACGGCGGCGGCTGGGTAATGGGCGACCGCAACACCCATGATCACCTGATCCGCGAATTGGCGGTGCAGGCCCGCGTTGCAGTGGTCTTCGTCGAATACGACAACGCCCCCGAAGTCCGTTACCCGGTCAACAACGAACAAGCCTTTGCCGCGTTGGAATATGTTGCAGCGAATGGGACAGCGCTCGGCATTGATCCCATGCGGCTGGCCGTCGCGGGTGACAGCGCCGGTGGCAACATGGCCATCGCCGTCACGATGATGGCCAAGGATCGCGCCGGCCCCGCGATCCGCCACCAACTGCTGTTCTACCCGGTGACCGACGACGTCTCGGACAACGCCTCCTACAAGGCTTTCGGCGACGGCCCGTTCCTGACCCGCAAGGCGATGGACTATTTCCTCGAAGCCAACTTCCCGGAAGAACGTCGCGATGATGTACTGGCCTTCCCTCTGCGTGCCTCGAAGCAGCAGCTTGCGGGCTTGCCTGCGGCAACCATCATTGTCGCCGAAAACGATCTGCTGCGCGACGAGGGAGAGGCCTATGGCCGCCGCCTGATCGAAGCCGGGGTGCCGGTGGCCACCACCCGCTTCAATGGCACGATGCATGATTTCGTTATGCTCAACCCGCTCGCCGCGAGCGAACCGGCCCGGGCGGCCATCGCCCAGGGTGCAGCGCGTCTCCGGAATGCCTTCGGCAAGTGA
- a CDS encoding organic hydroperoxide resistance protein produces MTKIIYTTRATATGGRDGRARTDDGAFEVALATPREMGGNGKGNNPEQLFAAGYAACFLSAMKLVGTQGTHARVPADASVSATVGIGPRADKGFGLAVTLDIVLPGLDPAEAQALVAEADTVCPYSHAVRGNIEVTIDVSTGD; encoded by the coding sequence ATGACCAAGATCATCTACACCACCCGCGCCACGGCCACCGGCGGCCGCGACGGCCGCGCCCGCACCGATGACGGGGCCTTTGAGGTGGCGCTGGCCACACCCAGGGAAATGGGCGGTAACGGCAAGGGCAACAATCCCGAGCAGCTGTTCGCCGCAGGCTACGCTGCCTGCTTCCTTAGCGCGATGAAGCTCGTCGGCACGCAGGGCACCCACGCCCGCGTTCCCGCCGATGCCAGTGTCAGCGCCACGGTCGGGATCGGTCCGCGCGCCGACAAGGGCTTTGGCCTCGCGGTCACGCTCGACATTGTGCTGCCGGGGCTGGATCCGGCTGAGGCACAAGCTCTTGTGGCCGAAGCCGACACCGTCTGTCCCTATTCCCACGCGGTGCGTGGAAACATCGAGGTCACCATCGACGTGTCGACCGGGGACTGA
- a CDS encoding DUF4269 domain-containing protein — protein MFERIPGRYHVTMSRPYYPDALRRIGALSALAQFDPHIAGTPPLGLDLADSDIDVLCHASDPMQFTLAIWTAFSSRPGFAVWQWVSGDRPVVATFRAEGWTFELFGSPQPVQEQMGWRHFRVEQRLLSMGGTRLRTLVMDQRRAGLKTEPAFAAVLKLSGNPYQALLDLETWSDDALVRLVAQVSDEDPLSPQRTGQPYG, from the coding sequence ATGTTCGAGCGGATTCCAGGACGCTATCACGTGACAATGAGCAGGCCGTATTATCCGGACGCGCTGCGCAGGATTGGCGCACTGTCGGCGCTGGCGCAGTTCGACCCCCACATTGCAGGCACGCCGCCGCTGGGACTCGACCTCGCAGACAGCGACATCGACGTGCTCTGCCATGCGTCGGACCCGATGCAGTTCACCCTCGCCATTTGGACTGCCTTCAGCAGTCGGCCGGGCTTCGCGGTATGGCAATGGGTGTCTGGCGACCGCCCGGTCGTCGCCACATTCAGGGCCGAGGGCTGGACATTCGAACTGTTCGGATCGCCGCAGCCGGTGCAAGAACAGATGGGCTGGCGCCACTTTCGTGTCGAGCAGCGACTGCTTTCAATGGGCGGAACCAGGCTTCGCACTCTGGTTATGGACCAGCGGCGCGCGGGGCTGAAGACAGAGCCCGCGTTTGCTGCTGTCCTCAAACTTTCCGGGAACCCCTACCAGGCGCTGCTGGACCTCGAGACATGGTCCGACGACGCACTTGTCCGCCTCGTGGCCCAAGTCAGCGACGAGGATCCACTGAGCCCGCAACGGACCGGCCAGCCCTATGGCTGA
- a CDS encoding TetR/AcrR family transcriptional regulator, which translates to MERNRSDHIGSGSRALSGAAIMRADVTEALTRAFFQEWARAGYSALSLERVARSAGVGKAALYRRWPEKPAMAGDLLSRAGLTLTDVGDQGSLEADLKALLYALRRVLRHPLIRRIITDLHAEIGRTPSLESAIRPFQRARRERINGLLDRAIARGELSPSVDRETAADFVAAPLYWRLAVVGGQADKHHIARLAHMLASALRADA; encoded by the coding sequence ATGGAACGCAACCGTTCCGACCACATCGGCTCCGGAAGCCGCGCTCTGAGCGGAGCGGCCATCATGCGTGCTGATGTCACCGAGGCGCTGACCCGCGCCTTCTTCCAGGAGTGGGCCCGCGCCGGATACTCAGCTTTGAGCCTAGAGCGTGTCGCCCGCTCCGCCGGGGTCGGCAAGGCCGCGCTCTATCGGCGGTGGCCCGAAAAGCCTGCGATGGCCGGCGATCTTCTGTCGCGTGCCGGGCTGACGCTCACCGATGTTGGCGACCAGGGATCTCTCGAAGCCGATCTGAAGGCCTTGCTCTACGCGCTTCGCCGGGTGCTCCGACACCCACTGATCCGGCGGATCATTACAGACCTCCATGCGGAGATCGGGCGCACTCCGTCGCTGGAATCGGCGATACGGCCTTTCCAGCGCGCGCGGCGCGAACGGATCAATGGATTGCTCGATCGCGCCATTGCCAGAGGCGAGTTGTCACCCTCGGTGGACCGCGAAACAGCAGCCGATTTCGTCGCAGCTCCGCTCTACTGGCGCCTGGCGGTGGTGGGCGGGCAAGCCGACAAGCATCACATTGCGCGCCTTGCCCACATGCTCGCCTCTGCCCTTCGTGCCGACGCCTGA
- a CDS encoding nuclear transport factor 2 family protein — translation MSDNIQGFSAMLRRALGSRIAADAGSFTEMMAEHAVMEFPYALPGLPSRLDGRDAVARHLEKAAGLIAFDRMGEPTVHPSTDPDVTIIEFEGFGQGVETGEPYDQCYISVIRTEGGRIVHYRDYWNPIAVLRATKGAALVDALTGGDASHG, via the coding sequence ATGAGCGATAATATTCAAGGTTTCTCGGCCATGCTTCGCAGGGCACTCGGTAGCAGGATCGCCGCTGATGCCGGTTCCTTCACCGAGATGATGGCCGAACACGCGGTGATGGAGTTTCCCTATGCGCTGCCGGGCCTGCCAAGCCGCCTCGATGGCAGGGACGCCGTCGCCCGCCATCTGGAAAAGGCAGCAGGCCTCATCGCCTTTGACCGGATGGGCGAGCCGACCGTTCATCCCTCGACCGATCCCGATGTTACGATCATCGAGTTCGAAGGCTTCGGGCAGGGCGTGGAGACTGGCGAGCCGTATGATCAATGCTATATCTCGGTGATCCGCACCGAGGGCGGCCGCATCGTCCATTACCGCGATTACTGGAACCCGATCGCTGTGCTGCGCGCGACGAAGGGCGCAGCGCTTGTCGATGCGCTGACGGGCGGGGATGCGAGCCATGGATGA